Proteins found in one Salvia splendens isolate huo1 chromosome 10, SspV2, whole genome shotgun sequence genomic segment:
- the LOC121751530 gene encoding vesicle-associated membrane protein 711-like isoform X2: MPSMHKRDQSRKREGERKGMAILYALVARGSVVLAEYSATSTTANAIARQILEKIPGNNDTNASYSQDRYIFHVKRTDGLTVLCMADDTAGRRIPFAFLEEIHQRFVRTYGRAVLSAQPYAMNDEFSRVLSQQIEYFSSDPNADRINRLKGEMSQVRNVMIENIDKVLDRGDRLELLVDKTATMQGNTFRFRKQARRFRNTVWWRNVKLTIALIFLLLVIIYVVLAFVCHGPTLPSCL; this comes from the exons ATGCCTTCTATGCACAAAAGAG ATCAGTCAaggaagagagagggagagagaaaggggATGGCGATACTTTACGCGCTGGTGGCGCGTGGCTCGGTTGTGCTGGCGGAATACAGCGCTACTTCCACCACGGCGAACGCGATCGCGCGTCAAATTCTCGAAAAAATCCCCGGTAACAATGATACCAACGCCTCCTACTCGCAGGATCGCTACATTTTTCACGTCAAACGCACCGATGGCCTCACCGTCCTTTGTATGGCCGACGACACTGCCGGAA GGAGAATTCCTTTTGCATTTCTGGAAGAAATTCATCAGAGATTTGTGCGAACCTATGGTCGAGCTGTATTGTCTGCACAGCCATATGCAATGAATGATGAATTTTCAAGGGTCCTTAGCCAACAAATCGAGTATTTCTCAAGTGATCCTAATGCTGACAGGATAAACCGGCTTAAAGGTGAAATGAGCCAG GTTCGGAATGTCATGATTGAGAACATTGATAAAGTTTTGGATAGAGGTGACCGGCTAGAATTATTGGTTGATAAAACTGCCACTATGCAAGGGAACACTTTTCGCTTCAGAAAGCAAGCTCGCCGTTTTAGAAACACTGTATGGTGGAGAAATGTCAAGCTTAC GATTGCATTGATATTCCTTCTCCTGGTAATAATCTATGTCGTTTTGGCTTTTGTTTGCCACGGACCCACTCTTCCATCTTGCCTGTAA
- the LOC121751530 gene encoding vesicle-associated membrane protein 711-like isoform X1 has translation MTILVLHRDQSRKREGERKGMAILYALVARGSVVLAEYSATSTTANAIARQILEKIPGNNDTNASYSQDRYIFHVKRTDGLTVLCMADDTAGRRIPFAFLEEIHQRFVRTYGRAVLSAQPYAMNDEFSRVLSQQIEYFSSDPNADRINRLKGEMSQVRNVMIENIDKVLDRGDRLELLVDKTATMQGNTFRFRKQARRFRNTVWWRNVKLTIALIFLLLVIIYVVLAFVCHGPTLPSCL, from the exons ATCAGTCAaggaagagagagggagagagaaaggggATGGCGATACTTTACGCGCTGGTGGCGCGTGGCTCGGTTGTGCTGGCGGAATACAGCGCTACTTCCACCACGGCGAACGCGATCGCGCGTCAAATTCTCGAAAAAATCCCCGGTAACAATGATACCAACGCCTCCTACTCGCAGGATCGCTACATTTTTCACGTCAAACGCACCGATGGCCTCACCGTCCTTTGTATGGCCGACGACACTGCCGGAA GGAGAATTCCTTTTGCATTTCTGGAAGAAATTCATCAGAGATTTGTGCGAACCTATGGTCGAGCTGTATTGTCTGCACAGCCATATGCAATGAATGATGAATTTTCAAGGGTCCTTAGCCAACAAATCGAGTATTTCTCAAGTGATCCTAATGCTGACAGGATAAACCGGCTTAAAGGTGAAATGAGCCAG GTTCGGAATGTCATGATTGAGAACATTGATAAAGTTTTGGATAGAGGTGACCGGCTAGAATTATTGGTTGATAAAACTGCCACTATGCAAGGGAACACTTTTCGCTTCAGAAAGCAAGCTCGCCGTTTTAGAAACACTGTATGGTGGAGAAATGTCAAGCTTAC GATTGCATTGATATTCCTTCTCCTGGTAATAATCTATGTCGTTTTGGCTTTTGTTTGCCACGGACCCACTCTTCCATCTTGCCTGTAA
- the LOC121751533 gene encoding 14 kDa proline-rich protein DC2.15-like produces the protein MAAARAVVILSFLLLSAAFTSGCGTCKPHPAPKVPPPNPFCPRDTLKLGVCADLLGLVNVVVGAPPSGDKCCPLLEGLADLEVAACLCTAIKANVLGINLDIPVALSVLLSACQKTVPPGFKCV, from the coding sequence ATGGCCGCTGCCCGAGCCGTCGTAATCCTCTCATTCCTCCTCCTCTCTGCTGCCTTCACCTCCGGGTGCGGCACGTGCAAGCCACACCCAGCTCCCAAGGTGCCCCCGCCGAACCCGTTCTGCCCCAGGGACACGTTGAAGCTCGGTGTCTGCGCCGACCTCCTCGGCCTGGTGAATGTGGTGGTCGGGGCGCCCCCTTCGGGTGACAAGTGCTGCCCACTGCTCGAGGGGCTGGCTGACTTGGAGGTGGCGGCGTGCCTTTGCACTGCCATCAAGGCGAACGTGCTCGGCATCAACCTGGACATCCCGGTGGCGCTCAGCGTTTTGCTTAGCGCTTGCCAGAAAACGGTCCCTCCCGGTTTCAAATGTGTTTGA
- the LOC121751529 gene encoding PX domain-containing protein EREL1-like isoform X2 — MQLPSPPKHRHDGTSPLPLGMDWSPPPRIWAGRESVWPHDPQTGWSYCITLPSWIVLAKSRDSDPTVFYRVQVGIQSPEGITTTRTVLRRFNDFLKLHAALKRAFPQKSIPPTPPKGLLRMKTRAMLEARRSSLEEWMANLLSDIDLSRSIVVASFLELEAAARSSFQEDGLQSPPDSHNSVTTTDSSHHVHPNLSMLAAGTSSVASDYGSDTAYEISDIGSHSLGRDNNSEVGIEDLSFYDDATSTVDKFVKYGMSNIDEGLSMGNAILEKLENFPKHKLNARGKHDSEQNLSNGSSLKASHHTEDMSEHLAENSSLVHHGRKLSTDSIGSDRSSLRGSESSSLAFPNSNGHGAFDFGSAAEVGRTTGTVGNSDYHLPDDIHLLVPVDQRLKMNRVLMTMQRRLITAKTDMEDLISRLNQEIAVKDYLATKVKDLEAELETTKQKSKENLEQAILIERERVTQMQWDMEELRRRSMELELQLNQQQSTDAQPSVSPGNQQTDTLRQELDSSQQQFEDLLKRHQELEVKSKADIKVLVKEVRSLRSSQSELTQQLKQSLRENFEMEELLQEERERNEQVRSSCRKLLDRCKILQDQPQECNIDNLTNTKGDTADSLPSLLDQLDFVGTSENQIDLLIAEFEQLLAEDGDKHTTSIDEELRQTLTSLLADNGALRKQVNSLIVNSLKMAKSKEKGETSDVNVGSEVQHSSS, encoded by the exons ATGCAGCTGCCGAGTCCACCGAAGCATCGCCACGATGGGACTTCGCCTTTGCCGCTGGGAATGGATTGGAGCCCTCCGCCTCGAATTTGG GCAGGGAGAGAAAGTGTTTGGCCTCATGATCCTCAGACAGGATGGAGTTACTGCATCACTCTACCTTCATGGATTGTACTTGCAAAGTCGAGAGATTCTGACCCAACAGTG TTTTACAGGGTTCAGGTTGGCATACAATCACCAGAGGGGATTACAACCACAAGAACTGTATTGAGGAGATTCAATGATTTCCTAAAATTACATGCTGCT CTCAAAAGAGCCTTTCCTCAGAAAAGCATTCCACCAACTCCACCAAAGGGGCTCTTGCGGATGAAAACAAGGGCAATGCTGGAAGCG AGAAGGAGTTCTTTGGAGGAATGGATGGCAAACTTACTTTCAGATATTGATTTGTCAAGAAGCATTGTCGTCGCATCCTTTCTTGAACTAGAAGCTGCTGCTAGGTCAT CATTCCAAGAAGACGGCCTGCAGAGTCCCCCTGATTCACATAATTCTGTAACTACGACAGACTCATCTCATCATGTTCACCCTAATTTAAGCATGTTGGCAGCCGGTACTTCATCCGTGGCATCAGATTATGGCAGTGATACAGCCTATGAGATATCTGATATTGGTTCACATAGCCTTGGAAGGGATAACAACTCAGAAGTTGGAATTGAGgatctatcattttatgatgatGCAACGAGTACAGTGGATAAATTTGTCAAGTATGGCATGTCAAACATCGACGAGGGCTTGTCGATGGGGAATGCTATTCTAGAGAAGCTCGAGAATTTTCCTAAACATAAGCTGAATGCCAGAGGAAAACATGACTCAGAGCAGAACCTGAGTAATGGAAGTTCTTTGAAAGCCTCTCATCACACAGAAGATATGTCAGAGCATCTGGCTGAAAATAGTTCATTGGTTCATCATGGCCGAAAGCTGTCGACTGATAGCATTGGAAGCGACAGGAGCTCTTTACGAGGCAGTGAGTCATCAAGTTTAGCATTTCCAAATTCAAATGGACATGGGGCTTTTGATTTTGGGAGTGCAGCTGAGGTTGGACGAACCACTGGAACTGTTGGAAACTCTGATTATCATCTCCCAGATGATATACACCTGTTGGTCCCAGTGGATCAGCGCCTGAAGATGAATAGAGTACTTATGACAATGCAGCGGCGGTTGATTACTGCCAAGACTGATATGGAAGATCTTATATCGAGATTGAATCAAGAAATTGCCGTGAAGGACTATCTTGCAACAAAG GTGAAGGATTTGGAAGCGGAGCTTGAAACTACTAAacaaaaaagtaaagaaaatcTTGAGCAGGCTATACTAATTGAAAGAGAAAGAGTTACTCAAATGCAGTGGGATATGGAAGAACTTAGGCGGAGGTCTATGGAACTAGAACTACAGTTGAATCAGCAACAG AGCACAGATGCTCAGCCTTCTGTTTCACCAGGAAATCAGCAGACGGATACGTTGCGCCAGGAGTTGGACTCTTCACAACAGCAGTTTGAGGATTTGTTGAAGCGGCATCAAGAGCTGGAAGTAAAATCAAAAGCTGATATTAAAGTTCTTGTCAAGGAAGTAAGATCATTAAGAAGTTCCCAATCAGAATTAACGCAACAGCTCAAGCAGTCTCTCagagaaaattttgaaatggaG GAACTTCTTCaggaagaaagagagagaaatgagcAGGTGAGATCCTCTTGTAGGAAGTTGCTGGACAGATGCAAGATTCTTCAGGATCAGCCTCAGGAGTGCAATATCGACAATTTAACAAACACAAAAGGTGACACAGCTGACAGCCTCCCGTCATTATTGGATCAGTTGGATTTTGTTGGCACATCCGAAAACCAGATAGACCTTCTCATTGCTGAG TTTGAGCAGTTATTAGCTGAGGATGGTGATAAGCACACAACTTCCATAGACGAGGAATTGAGGCAGACACTAACGAGTCTCCTAGCCGATAATGGTGCGTTGAGAAAGCAGGTGAACTCCCTTATAGTAAACAGCCTCAAGATGGCGAAATCTAAGGAGAAAGGTGAAACATCAGATGTAAATGTAGGAAGTGAGGTCCAACATAGCAGCAGCTAA
- the LOC121751529 gene encoding PX domain-containing protein EREL1-like isoform X1, with translation MQLPSPPKHRHDGTSPLPLGMDWSPPPRIWAGRESVWPHDPQTGWSYCITLPSWIVLAKSRDSDPTVFYRVQVGIQSPEGITTTRTVLRRFNDFLKLHAALKRAFPQKSIPPTPPKGLLRMKTRAMLEARRSSLEEWMANLLSDIDLSRSIVVASFLELEAAARSSFQEDGLQSPPDSHNSVTTTDSSHHVHPNLSMLAAGTSSVASDYGSDTAYEISDIGSHSLGRDNNSEVGIEDLSFYDDATSTVDKFVKYGMSNIDEGLSMGNAILEKLENFPKHKLNARGKHDSEQNLSNGSSLKASHHTEDMSEHLAENSSLVHHGRKLSTDSIGSDRSSLRGSESSSLAFPNSNGHGAFDFGSAAEVGRTTGTVGNSDYHLPDDIHLLVPVDQRLKMNRVLMTMQRRLITAKTDMEDLISRLNQEIAVKDYLATKVKDLEAELETTKQKSKENLEQAILIERERVTQMQWDMEELRRRSMELELQLNQQQYQSTDAQPSVSPGNQQTDTLRQELDSSQQQFEDLLKRHQELEVKSKADIKVLVKEVRSLRSSQSELTQQLKQSLRENFEMEELLQEERERNEQVRSSCRKLLDRCKILQDQPQECNIDNLTNTKGDTADSLPSLLDQLDFVGTSENQIDLLIAEFEQLLAEDGDKHTTSIDEELRQTLTSLLADNGALRKQVNSLIVNSLKMAKSKEKGETSDVNVGSEVQHSSS, from the exons ATGCAGCTGCCGAGTCCACCGAAGCATCGCCACGATGGGACTTCGCCTTTGCCGCTGGGAATGGATTGGAGCCCTCCGCCTCGAATTTGG GCAGGGAGAGAAAGTGTTTGGCCTCATGATCCTCAGACAGGATGGAGTTACTGCATCACTCTACCTTCATGGATTGTACTTGCAAAGTCGAGAGATTCTGACCCAACAGTG TTTTACAGGGTTCAGGTTGGCATACAATCACCAGAGGGGATTACAACCACAAGAACTGTATTGAGGAGATTCAATGATTTCCTAAAATTACATGCTGCT CTCAAAAGAGCCTTTCCTCAGAAAAGCATTCCACCAACTCCACCAAAGGGGCTCTTGCGGATGAAAACAAGGGCAATGCTGGAAGCG AGAAGGAGTTCTTTGGAGGAATGGATGGCAAACTTACTTTCAGATATTGATTTGTCAAGAAGCATTGTCGTCGCATCCTTTCTTGAACTAGAAGCTGCTGCTAGGTCAT CATTCCAAGAAGACGGCCTGCAGAGTCCCCCTGATTCACATAATTCTGTAACTACGACAGACTCATCTCATCATGTTCACCCTAATTTAAGCATGTTGGCAGCCGGTACTTCATCCGTGGCATCAGATTATGGCAGTGATACAGCCTATGAGATATCTGATATTGGTTCACATAGCCTTGGAAGGGATAACAACTCAGAAGTTGGAATTGAGgatctatcattttatgatgatGCAACGAGTACAGTGGATAAATTTGTCAAGTATGGCATGTCAAACATCGACGAGGGCTTGTCGATGGGGAATGCTATTCTAGAGAAGCTCGAGAATTTTCCTAAACATAAGCTGAATGCCAGAGGAAAACATGACTCAGAGCAGAACCTGAGTAATGGAAGTTCTTTGAAAGCCTCTCATCACACAGAAGATATGTCAGAGCATCTGGCTGAAAATAGTTCATTGGTTCATCATGGCCGAAAGCTGTCGACTGATAGCATTGGAAGCGACAGGAGCTCTTTACGAGGCAGTGAGTCATCAAGTTTAGCATTTCCAAATTCAAATGGACATGGGGCTTTTGATTTTGGGAGTGCAGCTGAGGTTGGACGAACCACTGGAACTGTTGGAAACTCTGATTATCATCTCCCAGATGATATACACCTGTTGGTCCCAGTGGATCAGCGCCTGAAGATGAATAGAGTACTTATGACAATGCAGCGGCGGTTGATTACTGCCAAGACTGATATGGAAGATCTTATATCGAGATTGAATCAAGAAATTGCCGTGAAGGACTATCTTGCAACAAAG GTGAAGGATTTGGAAGCGGAGCTTGAAACTACTAAacaaaaaagtaaagaaaatcTTGAGCAGGCTATACTAATTGAAAGAGAAAGAGTTACTCAAATGCAGTGGGATATGGAAGAACTTAGGCGGAGGTCTATGGAACTAGAACTACAGTTGAATCAGCAACAG TATCAGAGCACAGATGCTCAGCCTTCTGTTTCACCAGGAAATCAGCAGACGGATACGTTGCGCCAGGAGTTGGACTCTTCACAACAGCAGTTTGAGGATTTGTTGAAGCGGCATCAAGAGCTGGAAGTAAAATCAAAAGCTGATATTAAAGTTCTTGTCAAGGAAGTAAGATCATTAAGAAGTTCCCAATCAGAATTAACGCAACAGCTCAAGCAGTCTCTCagagaaaattttgaaatggaG GAACTTCTTCaggaagaaagagagagaaatgagcAGGTGAGATCCTCTTGTAGGAAGTTGCTGGACAGATGCAAGATTCTTCAGGATCAGCCTCAGGAGTGCAATATCGACAATTTAACAAACACAAAAGGTGACACAGCTGACAGCCTCCCGTCATTATTGGATCAGTTGGATTTTGTTGGCACATCCGAAAACCAGATAGACCTTCTCATTGCTGAG TTTGAGCAGTTATTAGCTGAGGATGGTGATAAGCACACAACTTCCATAGACGAGGAATTGAGGCAGACACTAACGAGTCTCCTAGCCGATAATGGTGCGTTGAGAAAGCAGGTGAACTCCCTTATAGTAAACAGCCTCAAGATGGCGAAATCTAAGGAGAAAGGTGAAACATCAGATGTAAATGTAGGAAGTGAGGTCCAACATAGCAGCAGCTAA
- the LOC121751529 gene encoding PX domain-containing protein EREL1-like isoform X3, giving the protein MQLPSPPKHRHDGTSPLPLGMDWSPPPRIWAGRESVWPHDPQTGWSYCITLPSWIVLAKSRDSDPTVFYRVQVGIQSPEGITTTRTVLRRFNDFLKLHAALKRAFPQKSIPPTPPKGLLRMKTRAMLEARRSSLEEWMANLLSDIDLSRSIVVASFLELEAAARSSFQEDGLQSPPDSHNSVTTTDSSHHVHPNLSMLAAGTSSVASDYGSDTAYEISDIGSHSLGRDNNSEVGIEDLSFYDDATSTVDKFVKYGMSNIDEGLSMGNAILEKLENFPKHKLNARGKHDSEQNLSNGSSLKASHHTEDMSEHLAENSSLVHHGRKLSTDSIGSDRSSLRGSESSSLAFPNSNGHGAFDFGSAAEVGRTTGTVGNSDYHLPDDIHLLVPVDQRLKMNRVLMTMQRRLITAKTDMEDLISRLNQEIAVKDYLATKVKDLEAELETTKQKSKENLEQAILIERERVTQMQWDMEELRRRSMELELQLNQQQYQSTDAQPSVSPGNQQTDTLRQELDSSQQQFEDLLKRHQELEVKSKADIKVLVKEVRSLRSSQSELTQQLKQSLRENFEMEELLQEERERNEQVRSSCRKLLDRCKILQDQPQECNIDNLTNTKGDTADSLPSLLDQLDFVGTSENQIDLLIAELLAEDGDKHTTSIDEELRQTLTSLLADNGALRKQVNSLIVNSLKMAKSKEKGETSDVNVGSEVQHSSS; this is encoded by the exons ATGCAGCTGCCGAGTCCACCGAAGCATCGCCACGATGGGACTTCGCCTTTGCCGCTGGGAATGGATTGGAGCCCTCCGCCTCGAATTTGG GCAGGGAGAGAAAGTGTTTGGCCTCATGATCCTCAGACAGGATGGAGTTACTGCATCACTCTACCTTCATGGATTGTACTTGCAAAGTCGAGAGATTCTGACCCAACAGTG TTTTACAGGGTTCAGGTTGGCATACAATCACCAGAGGGGATTACAACCACAAGAACTGTATTGAGGAGATTCAATGATTTCCTAAAATTACATGCTGCT CTCAAAAGAGCCTTTCCTCAGAAAAGCATTCCACCAACTCCACCAAAGGGGCTCTTGCGGATGAAAACAAGGGCAATGCTGGAAGCG AGAAGGAGTTCTTTGGAGGAATGGATGGCAAACTTACTTTCAGATATTGATTTGTCAAGAAGCATTGTCGTCGCATCCTTTCTTGAACTAGAAGCTGCTGCTAGGTCAT CATTCCAAGAAGACGGCCTGCAGAGTCCCCCTGATTCACATAATTCTGTAACTACGACAGACTCATCTCATCATGTTCACCCTAATTTAAGCATGTTGGCAGCCGGTACTTCATCCGTGGCATCAGATTATGGCAGTGATACAGCCTATGAGATATCTGATATTGGTTCACATAGCCTTGGAAGGGATAACAACTCAGAAGTTGGAATTGAGgatctatcattttatgatgatGCAACGAGTACAGTGGATAAATTTGTCAAGTATGGCATGTCAAACATCGACGAGGGCTTGTCGATGGGGAATGCTATTCTAGAGAAGCTCGAGAATTTTCCTAAACATAAGCTGAATGCCAGAGGAAAACATGACTCAGAGCAGAACCTGAGTAATGGAAGTTCTTTGAAAGCCTCTCATCACACAGAAGATATGTCAGAGCATCTGGCTGAAAATAGTTCATTGGTTCATCATGGCCGAAAGCTGTCGACTGATAGCATTGGAAGCGACAGGAGCTCTTTACGAGGCAGTGAGTCATCAAGTTTAGCATTTCCAAATTCAAATGGACATGGGGCTTTTGATTTTGGGAGTGCAGCTGAGGTTGGACGAACCACTGGAACTGTTGGAAACTCTGATTATCATCTCCCAGATGATATACACCTGTTGGTCCCAGTGGATCAGCGCCTGAAGATGAATAGAGTACTTATGACAATGCAGCGGCGGTTGATTACTGCCAAGACTGATATGGAAGATCTTATATCGAGATTGAATCAAGAAATTGCCGTGAAGGACTATCTTGCAACAAAG GTGAAGGATTTGGAAGCGGAGCTTGAAACTACTAAacaaaaaagtaaagaaaatcTTGAGCAGGCTATACTAATTGAAAGAGAAAGAGTTACTCAAATGCAGTGGGATATGGAAGAACTTAGGCGGAGGTCTATGGAACTAGAACTACAGTTGAATCAGCAACAG TATCAGAGCACAGATGCTCAGCCTTCTGTTTCACCAGGAAATCAGCAGACGGATACGTTGCGCCAGGAGTTGGACTCTTCACAACAGCAGTTTGAGGATTTGTTGAAGCGGCATCAAGAGCTGGAAGTAAAATCAAAAGCTGATATTAAAGTTCTTGTCAAGGAAGTAAGATCATTAAGAAGTTCCCAATCAGAATTAACGCAACAGCTCAAGCAGTCTCTCagagaaaattttgaaatggaG GAACTTCTTCaggaagaaagagagagaaatgagcAGGTGAGATCCTCTTGTAGGAAGTTGCTGGACAGATGCAAGATTCTTCAGGATCAGCCTCAGGAGTGCAATATCGACAATTTAACAAACACAAAAGGTGACACAGCTGACAGCCTCCCGTCATTATTGGATCAGTTGGATTTTGTTGGCACATCCGAAAACCAGATAGACCTTCTCATTGCTGAG TTATTAGCTGAGGATGGTGATAAGCACACAACTTCCATAGACGAGGAATTGAGGCAGACACTAACGAGTCTCCTAGCCGATAATGGTGCGTTGAGAAAGCAGGTGAACTCCCTTATAGTAAACAGCCTCAAGATGGCGAAATCTAAGGAGAAAGGTGAAACATCAGATGTAAATGTAGGAAGTGAGGTCCAACATAGCAGCAGCTAA
- the LOC121751245 gene encoding uncharacterized protein LOC121751245, with product MMQIVEIDRYKPRFSNGSVVRLFPPTAYVGVPRRSASSYNRLQQPPLRITVLKLDGSSFGVEVSKMGTVGGLKRAVESAFDHLPKEGPDRVSWEHVWGQFCLSHEGEMLLNDRDYISMVGIKDGDQLQFIHRASSTNNFIKIKSKAAYTSDDDESHKKVEHRNVEKEDSIHEEISEETKEDAAHWDLRDDVGSKRDHRLSHLIKGWFPYRKFSSSSSSSNSRMRLADRGCSSRSSRNVLGSFKNCLRRSGRKNESRRLSWKIK from the exons ATGATGCAGATTGTGGAGATCGATCGTTACAAGCCTCGATTCTCGAATGGATCGGTTGTGCGCTTGTTTCCCCCAACGGCGTACGTTGGCGTCCCGAGGCGGAGCGCTTCTTCTTACAACAGGCTTCAGCAGCCGCCTCTCCGAATTACGGTTCTCAAATTGGACGGATCCTCTTTTG GAGTTGAGGTGAGTAAGATGGGAACCGTTGGGGGGCTGAAGCGGGCTGTCGAATCGGCTTTTGATCATCTGCCAAAGGAGGGGCCTGACAGAGTTTCATG GGAACATGTATGGGGACAGTTTTGCCTTAGTCACGAAGGCGAGATGTTGTTGAATGACCGAGATTATATCAGCATGGTTGGCATAAAGGATGGTGATCAG CTGCAGTTCATTCATCGTGCTTCGAGTACCAATAATTTCATAAAGATAAAATCAAAGGCAGCATACactagtgatgatgatgaatccCACAA AAAGGTTGAACACAGAAATGTTGAGAAAGAAGACAGCATTCATGAAGAGATATCAGAGGAGACTAAGGAAGATGCTGCTCATTGGGATTTAAGAGATGATGTTGGGTCAAAACGCGATCACCGGTtaagtcacttaataaaaggGTGGTTTCCATATCGCAAGTTCAGTAGCTCGAGCTCGAGCTCCAACTCCCGGATGAGGCTTGCAGATAGAGGCTGCTCTTCTAGATCTTCGCGCAACGTGCTGGGAAGTTTCAAGAATTGCTTGAGACGTTCGGGCAGAAAGAATGAATCCCGGAGGTTGAGTTGGAAAATCAAGTGA
- the LOC121751442 gene encoding auxin-responsive protein IAA28-like — protein sequence MELELGLALSNHNANNNGFKTRNNKEYRQKRLFLEDQSATGVGGTTLSLLSWSGVAEMEDSIGRPPKYRKSHDDSGHRRFEGWPPTYSPPHHRRSHLIVTEQVERKSMHVKVKMEGIAIGRKVDIRDFESYHDLTNTLMDMFAKYSKIESREEYTLLYLDKKGDWMLVGDLAWEEFVESVRRVEILKNDSKMGFRLLLSRN from the exons ATGGAACTTGAACTCGGACTTGCTCTTTCCAACCACAACGCGAATAATAATGGATTCAAGACCAGAAACAACAAGGAATATAGACAGAAACGGTTGTTTCTCGAAGATCAAAGCGCCACCGGAGTTGGGGGTACGACTTTATCGTTGCTCTCATGGAGTGGCGTTGCAGAGATGGAGGACAGCATCGGCCGCCCTCCAAAGTATAGGAAATCCCACGA TGATAGTGGTCACCGAAGATTCGAGGGGTGGCCACCGACGTACTCGCCGCCCCATCACCGTCGGTCACACTTGATAGTGACAGAGCAAGTTGAGAGAAAGTCGATGCACGTGAAGGTGAAGATGGAGGGCATCGCCATAGGGCGAAAAGTTGATATTAGGGATTTCGAATCCTATCACGATTTAACAAACACATTGATGGATATGTTTGCTAAAT ATAGTAAAATTGAGAGTAGGGAAGAGTACACTTTATTGTACTTGGACAAAAAGGGAGATTGGATGTTAGTTGGAGATTTGGCCTGGGA GGAATTTGTTGAATCTGTTAGACGTGTCGAGATACTAAAGAATGACAGCAAAATGGGCTTTCGATTATTGTTGTCTAGAAATTAA